GTATCCGTCCGAGGAACCCATTAGAGATTTTCGTTTTAAGTTTTATATTTTTTCCAGTTGTTGGGTAGGAGTTGGTAGAGGTCTTTGTGTCGGATAGACTGAGTTCTGTTGAGCACATCGTTGAGCCATTCCTGCTCGTTGAGTCCGTTTTTCTTGCAGGTAGCCATAAAGGAGTACATAGCTGCAGTCATTTCCGCAGCGTCATGAGATCCGGCAAAAAGGAAATTTTTTCTTCCGATAGCCAGCGGTCAAATGGCATTCTCCACTAAGTTATTGTCTATCTCCACCTGTCCATGTTGTGTATAGGCACTGAGTCCACTCCACCGGGGCAAGGCATAGTTGATCGCTTGCCCTAAAGGACTCTTAGGCAGTACCTGA
This window of the Verrucomicrobiota bacterium genome carries:
- a CDS encoding transposase domain-containing protein, with translation MTAAMYSFMATCKKNGLNEQEWLNDVLNRTQSIRHKDLYQLLPNNWKKYKT